One segment of Leptospira fletcheri DNA contains the following:
- a CDS encoding LA_3751/LA_3752 family putative glycosyltransferase — MNRVLRSSRLLTLFLLAVVLFGSVSYLKPRYSFNWDIHNKAVQAYSLFQNRFQSEELYYPGKAVDPTFKFFPQQGNVFLQIGQRNLSAFPVAFAAISAPWIWIFGLESLPYASAFGLFLCLVAFIKYWRPSPLVLAISVLCTFLWILSVEYSEHSVFILFCFLSLTFSVKKRGTDLAFLLSGLLCGISVWFRHEGLVYCASLALWIFLSKVGNHKEADLKKTVRKSALFILGAGLVVAIFGIFNFIDYGHPLGPRYMINREGLGVPFLVRLGWAKSLLFFGDFKLGYFGYMPATLLLFPVLLYSWKRLSRANKLILGSSLTYIFLVLLIVPNDGFTNWGPRFFGPVVFPFVILFSKYFYFLKRRRKAVLFRYVLLAGLSFSFLMGFAGIRYIGEGRKQQQNSNTFYHSSSADIWIFPDDSIAYMAGVDFFSKIVLRVATPSDLEDLIPKVREKWPGSKVAFFQTDMDRIDPRMKTVLASNPALAESVRKTIWREEELNPILGRFFGNLREIKSDRLKGQVGTWK; from the coding sequence ATGAATCGAGTCCTTCGTAGCTCTAGACTTCTGACTTTATTCCTATTGGCGGTCGTGTTATTCGGTTCCGTCTCGTATTTAAAGCCTAGATATTCCTTTAATTGGGACATACATAACAAAGCGGTCCAAGCATATTCGCTGTTCCAGAATCGTTTTCAATCGGAAGAGCTGTATTATCCGGGAAAAGCGGTGGACCCGACATTCAAATTCTTTCCACAACAAGGGAACGTATTCCTCCAGATCGGCCAAAGGAATTTAAGCGCGTTTCCAGTAGCGTTCGCGGCTATTTCGGCGCCTTGGATTTGGATTTTCGGACTCGAATCTCTGCCTTACGCGAGCGCATTCGGTCTCTTTCTTTGCCTGGTCGCCTTCATAAAATATTGGAGACCCTCGCCGCTCGTACTGGCTATCAGCGTACTATGTACCTTCTTATGGATTCTTTCCGTGGAATATTCGGAACACAGCGTTTTCATTCTTTTTTGCTTCCTTTCCTTAACCTTCTCCGTTAAAAAACGAGGTACGGATCTCGCTTTCCTTTTGTCCGGACTGCTGTGCGGGATCAGCGTATGGTTCAGGCACGAGGGATTGGTCTATTGCGCGAGTTTGGCCTTATGGATTTTTCTTTCCAAGGTCGGAAATCACAAAGAGGCGGACCTGAAAAAAACCGTCAGGAAATCTGCGCTTTTTATTCTGGGCGCAGGGCTAGTCGTAGCAATATTCGGTATTTTTAATTTTATAGATTACGGACATCCTTTGGGTCCGAGATACATGATCAATCGGGAAGGATTGGGGGTCCCGTTTCTCGTTCGCCTAGGATGGGCCAAGAGTCTGCTCTTTTTCGGCGATTTCAAGCTCGGATATTTCGGATACATGCCGGCGACGCTCCTGCTTTTTCCGGTTTTATTGTATTCCTGGAAAAGGCTCTCTCGAGCCAACAAGTTGATCTTGGGCTCCTCTCTGACTTATATATTTCTAGTATTGCTTATCGTTCCGAACGACGGATTCACGAATTGGGGACCGCGTTTTTTCGGCCCGGTCGTATTTCCGTTCGTGATTCTTTTTTCCAAATATTTCTATTTTCTAAAAAGAAGAAGGAAAGCCGTTCTATTCAGGTACGTTTTGTTGGCGGGATTGTCTTTTTCTTTCCTGATGGGATTTGCCGGTATAAGGTATATAGGCGAAGGAAGAAAGCAGCAGCAGAATTCCAATACGTTCTACCATTCCTCCTCCGCGGATATCTGGATCTTTCCGGATGATTCCATCGCGTATATGGCGGGTGTCGATTTTTTCTCTAAGATCGTACTCAGGGTCGCGACCCCGTCGGATCTCGAAGATTTGATTCCGAAAGTAAGAGAAAAATGGCCGGGAAGCAAGGTCGCTTTTTTCCAGACGGATATGGATCGGATCGATCCTAGAATGAAAACCGTGCTCGCCTCCAATCCTGCGTTGGCGGAAAGTGTCAGAAAAACGATCTGGCGCGAGGAAGAACTGAATCCTATCCTGGGAAGATTTTTCGGAAATTTGCGGGAAATCAAGTCGGACCGATTGAAAGGCCAGGTCGGAACTTGGAAATGA
- a CDS encoding ArnT family glycosyltransferase — MTDSKKGFVLFGASFLVLFLTWQYQTGIRVGDGAIKQQQVADLLIQGFPDFSCRYFGKDFDPTFRFLPMTIEKGDTMAHSYRGKCYYVFPFYYAAVQAPFALLFGRAGSFILSLISGLVCLAFLYEISKELHFRKSTRLFFVLFLLVGSTFSLFSTDMSEYILSIAGVTAGLYFLLLAEEEKGRETKVAILAGISFGLAAFFRQEVVLLAASLILSQVLFLPKRFRLLWFPAVFGVLFLLQAAINYTIVGHPFGSRGYLQSFSPKEFDPWIQLSFFWELIAFGHGSVGLIGAYPILLFTWKSIFKDSKIRIVFVGILLFILLSAALTSPKFWQGVLFGPRFLLTVTPILLLFAFHSLESLYTVGSKPLKVLAILAIGFSVLGACTYDVMYHKFTKSIVLENSELDSFAEKVVVYRRGSAMFPPNSFRTERMIFELPDETEFDVLLTGLYGSGIRRFTVVGAKDYYPKEKLVPKSSRFEIAEISFHKSPSIHLETVEIRPIPNRADLETLHESR, encoded by the coding sequence TTGACCGATTCAAAAAAAGGATTCGTTCTTTTCGGCGCCTCTTTTCTCGTTCTTTTTTTAACCTGGCAATACCAAACCGGAATCCGAGTCGGAGATGGCGCCATCAAGCAGCAGCAGGTGGCGGACTTGTTAATCCAAGGATTTCCGGATTTTTCCTGCAGGTACTTCGGAAAGGATTTCGATCCTACGTTTCGCTTTCTCCCGATGACCATCGAAAAGGGAGACACGATGGCTCATTCTTACCGAGGAAAATGCTATTACGTTTTTCCTTTTTATTACGCTGCCGTCCAGGCGCCGTTCGCTCTCCTTTTCGGAAGAGCGGGAAGTTTCATTTTGTCTCTGATTTCCGGTTTGGTCTGTCTCGCCTTCCTATATGAAATCTCGAAAGAACTGCATTTCCGAAAAAGTACCAGACTTTTCTTCGTATTATTTCTGTTAGTCGGCTCCACGTTCAGCCTTTTTTCCACGGATATGTCCGAATACATCCTTTCCATAGCGGGAGTCACCGCCGGCTTGTATTTTCTATTGCTAGCCGAGGAAGAGAAAGGTCGAGAAACCAAAGTCGCGATCCTAGCCGGAATCTCATTCGGGCTTGCGGCATTTTTCCGCCAAGAAGTGGTCTTGCTGGCGGCTTCTCTCATTCTCTCCCAAGTCCTTTTCCTGCCGAAACGGTTCCGATTGCTATGGTTCCCCGCCGTATTCGGAGTCCTATTTCTTTTGCAAGCAGCGATCAATTATACCATAGTGGGACATCCTTTCGGGTCCCGTGGATACCTACAGTCTTTCTCTCCGAAGGAATTCGATCCTTGGATACAACTTTCTTTCTTTTGGGAACTGATCGCCTTCGGCCACGGATCCGTAGGGTTAATCGGAGCGTATCCGATCCTGCTCTTCACTTGGAAATCGATCTTTAAGGATTCGAAGATCCGGATCGTTTTCGTAGGAATTCTGCTTTTCATTCTTTTATCCGCGGCTCTCACTTCCCCTAAATTCTGGCAGGGAGTTCTTTTCGGCCCCCGATTCCTATTGACGGTGACCCCGATCCTACTTCTGTTCGCTTTTCATTCCTTGGAAAGCCTCTACACAGTCGGTTCTAAACCCTTGAAAGTATTGGCGATTCTTGCGATCGGATTTTCCGTTCTCGGGGCCTGTACGTACGACGTGATGTACCATAAATTCACGAAATCCATCGTTTTGGAAAACTCCGAATTGGATTCTTTTGCGGAAAAGGTCGTCGTTTATAGAAGAGGGAGCGCCATGTTTCCCCCGAATTCGTTTCGGACGGAAAGAATGATCTTCGAACTCCCGGATGAAACGGAATTCGACGTACTTTTGACTGGACTCTACGGATCCGGTATCCGAAGGTTTACCGTAGTCGGCGCCAAGGATTATTATCCCAAGGAAAAATTAGTGCCGAAATCGAGCCGGTTCGAAATCGCCGAGATCTCTTTTCATAAAAGTCCTTCTATCCATTTAGAAACCGTGGAAATCCGACCGATACCGAACCGAGCCGACCTGGAAACGCTGCATGAAAGCCGTTAG
- a CDS encoding acyltransferase family protein has protein sequence MKAVRHYFFGIFKFDPREIAPLNGLRSLGFFLVVAGHMYRPFESKIQDPNEFARNFFSSGSFAMDIFFVLSGFLISGPLFRELDRSGTIRLGVFFSKRTIRIFPPYFIFLSLQTFLLLPLLIKLQPESANELIQYRSRAVFDFLYISNYFPGTVPHGWSLSLEEQFYLLFPPFLLVFFRKIPEKYRIYTLVSCILFPTIYRFLIFKLKIEGITDPVLSKALYHELIYYPLHARLDSLFMGILLAYVLNRYPDRIFNFLKDSKKRRTLLLASSAAVFYIIFFLYEFRPDPISMVFRFNLNAFACAAVMLLSLRPESLSSKLLSFRIFSPIAKLSYCAYLIHFFLAGILTPLFVDVNHPRYLDFALAFVPAGFIVLFFGYLFHLIAERPFMVWKESRYGKEVMLSKKENAFPEAGETG, from the coding sequence ATGAAAGCCGTTAGGCATTATTTTTTTGGAATATTCAAATTCGATCCTCGTGAAATCGCCCCTCTAAACGGATTACGAAGTTTAGGTTTCTTTTTAGTCGTCGCGGGTCACATGTACCGCCCTTTCGAATCGAAGATCCAGGATCCGAACGAATTCGCCCGTAACTTCTTCAGCTCCGGAAGTTTTGCGATGGATATCTTTTTCGTATTGAGCGGCTTCCTGATTTCGGGTCCGCTTTTTCGGGAATTGGATCGATCCGGAACGATCCGACTCGGCGTGTTTTTTTCCAAACGGACGATTCGGATTTTTCCCCCGTATTTCATTTTTCTGTCCTTGCAGACTTTCTTGCTCCTTCCCCTGCTAATCAAACTCCAGCCGGAATCCGCAAACGAGTTGATCCAATATAGAAGCAGAGCCGTATTCGATTTTCTATATATATCCAATTACTTTCCGGGAACGGTTCCGCACGGATGGTCCCTCTCCCTGGAAGAACAGTTCTATCTTCTTTTTCCGCCCTTTCTACTCGTCTTTTTCAGAAAAATTCCGGAAAAATACAGGATCTATACGCTGGTATCCTGCATCCTATTTCCAACGATTTATCGGTTTCTAATATTCAAATTAAAAATAGAAGGAATTACGGATCCTGTTCTTTCCAAAGCGCTCTACCACGAACTGATCTACTACCCTCTTCACGCTAGACTGGATTCCCTTTTTATGGGAATTTTGCTCGCCTACGTCTTAAACCGCTATCCGGATCGTATTTTCAATTTTCTGAAAGATAGTAAAAAAAGAAGAACTCTACTGCTTGCCTCGTCTGCCGCAGTTTTCTATATCATCTTCTTTCTCTACGAATTCCGTCCGGATCCGATTTCCATGGTTTTCCGTTTCAATCTGAACGCTTTTGCTTGTGCCGCAGTGATGCTTCTTTCGTTGAGGCCGGAGTCCCTGTCTTCCAAATTACTTTCGTTTAGGATATTCTCACCCATCGCAAAATTGTCCTACTGTGCGTATCTGATTCATTTCTTTCTGGCGGGAATTTTAACTCCCCTGTTCGTAGACGTGAATCATCCGAGATATCTGGATTTTGCACTGGCTTTCGTGCCGGCAGGGTTTATCGTACTTTTCTTCGGATATCTATTCCACTTGATCGCGGAAAGACCCTTCATGGTCTGGAAAGAATCCAGGTACGGGAAAGAAGTGATGTTGTCTAAAAAGGAGAACGCTTTTCCAGAGGCAGGAGAAACGGGTTGA
- a CDS encoding O-antigen ligase family protein, which produces MSKGTIGFFGENFKSLKRAANIIFFSVLFMWMGFDPAVSRNSLYELIVGGFFIVSLGYAYLWLRRDQRRKRILDFGLLFGLIYSSVSTALFTSYLINTEIPRLKMFGRFAYMGVIVFLIIRYVRGASRVGTNLILACFYGSLPFLALQLQTPYKGALTFFFLLGILADRILGFRTVKVLRYRAPKSFVLFLLLYALLPWLYAGFKTPVLDFADGFFLQGIPICLFLLFVNIEPSSWSSMVQRSVGTLFIVSGFFLFAALSFFSFQNGLASLIFVKKTILAGTNTNDIATLLSLSMPWVLHGFFCSQKWKARTFFLVCFCLLAAATFVIHVRGLYIAFFATVFVFFFLKFVSEKLRLMFVGILVVFLGLFAWIFFQNFKFPLFDNFHSLWARTLLWRLALRALADNWLFGIGGFQYKGLLVWGNPLDLPPGVFMQEDLGRIHVHNLFLQVGLNWGFFPALGLLGCFFFALFPFLKADKIQFRSSAFGFRISLFCFGVYSMANYSFNIAGLHTAFSLLLFASLPPEFSAPIKNGISVFAKGIGRYISVGVAFLFLCSACFLLHIESLHSEQVALTKGFRSRNLLNDLVLDESFVDDQKIVKLREAFSISERLVRVFPKDPIFLEESAELARVLYSKTREDRFSHVAIERFEACTSYSSNPWFCFYNLERLKPNDNSENYKKSMRKFNPFLLPLEKRSPF; this is translated from the coding sequence ATGTCTAAAGGGACGATCGGCTTTTTCGGCGAAAACTTCAAATCGCTAAAAAGAGCTGCGAATATAATCTTCTTTTCCGTCCTTTTTATGTGGATGGGTTTCGATCCGGCCGTCTCCAGAAACTCCCTATATGAATTGATCGTAGGCGGGTTCTTTATCGTAAGTTTGGGATACGCCTATCTTTGGCTCAGGAGAGATCAGAGACGGAAAAGAATCCTGGATTTCGGGCTCCTCTTCGGATTGATTTATTCCTCCGTTTCCACCGCCTTATTCACTTCCTATCTCATCAACACCGAAATCCCCAGATTGAAGATGTTCGGAAGATTCGCCTATATGGGCGTGATCGTTTTTCTCATCATACGTTATGTTCGAGGTGCGTCGAGGGTCGGGACGAATCTGATCCTGGCATGTTTTTACGGAAGTCTTCCTTTTTTGGCGCTGCAGCTCCAGACTCCATACAAGGGGGCCTTGACGTTCTTCTTTTTGCTCGGTATACTCGCGGATCGTATTCTGGGTTTCCGGACCGTCAAGGTTCTTCGTTACCGTGCTCCTAAGTCGTTCGTGCTCTTTTTACTTCTGTACGCTTTACTCCCTTGGCTTTATGCGGGATTTAAGACTCCCGTGCTCGACTTTGCCGACGGATTTTTTCTGCAAGGCATTCCGATCTGCCTCTTTCTTCTATTCGTAAACATCGAACCTTCCTCATGGAGTTCCATGGTCCAAAGATCCGTCGGGACTTTATTTATCGTAAGCGGTTTCTTTTTATTCGCGGCTCTTTCTTTCTTTTCCTTCCAGAACGGACTCGCATCCTTGATTTTCGTAAAGAAAACGATACTCGCCGGAACGAATACCAACGATATCGCGACCCTGCTTTCACTTTCCATGCCTTGGGTTCTTCACGGTTTTTTTTGCTCTCAGAAATGGAAAGCCAGGACCTTTTTTCTGGTTTGTTTCTGCTTGCTGGCTGCGGCTACGTTCGTCATTCATGTTCGCGGTCTGTACATCGCTTTCTTCGCGACGGTATTCGTTTTCTTTTTCCTGAAATTCGTTTCCGAAAAACTTCGTTTGATGTTCGTCGGAATCCTGGTCGTCTTTCTAGGTTTGTTCGCCTGGATTTTCTTTCAGAATTTCAAGTTTCCTCTCTTTGACAATTTTCATTCCTTGTGGGCAAGAACCCTGCTCTGGAGATTGGCTCTTCGGGCTTTGGCGGACAATTGGCTCTTCGGAATCGGAGGATTCCAATACAAAGGTTTATTGGTCTGGGGGAATCCGTTGGACCTCCCCCCAGGCGTCTTTATGCAGGAGGATTTGGGAAGGATTCACGTACATAATCTATTCCTTCAGGTCGGTTTGAACTGGGGTTTTTTTCCCGCGCTCGGATTGCTAGGGTGTTTTTTCTTCGCTTTATTTCCGTTTCTGAAAGCGGATAAGATCCAATTCCGGAGCAGCGCTTTCGGTTTTCGTATCTCCCTCTTTTGCTTCGGGGTCTATTCCATGGCGAACTATTCGTTTAACATTGCGGGGTTGCATACGGCCTTTTCTCTCCTGCTGTTCGCGTCTCTGCCTCCCGAGTTCTCCGCACCGATTAAAAACGGGATCTCGGTTTTTGCCAAAGGAATTGGCCGCTATATCTCCGTCGGAGTCGCTTTTCTTTTCTTATGCTCCGCGTGTTTTCTGCTTCATATCGAATCCCTGCATTCGGAACAGGTCGCATTGACCAAAGGATTCCGTTCCAGAAATCTTCTGAACGATCTGGTGCTGGACGAGAGTTTTGTAGATGATCAGAAAATCGTTAAGTTACGGGAGGCTTTTTCCATTTCGGAAAGGTTAGTCAGGGTCTTTCCGAAGGATCCCATTTTTCTGGAAGAAAGCGCAGAATTAGCGAGAGTTTTGTACAGCAAAACCCGAGAGGATCGTTTTAGTCACGTTGCGATCGAAAGATTCGAAGCTTGCACTTCCTATTCTTCCAATCCTTGGTTCTGTTTCTATAATTTGGAAAGGTTGAAACCTAACGACAATTCCGAGAATTACAAAAAAAGCATGAGAAAGTTCAACCCGTTTCTCCTGCCTCTGGAAAAGCGTTCTCCTTTTTAG
- a CDS encoding FAD-binding oxidoreductase — protein sequence MATARKKKSVQTTKVPKKGTSFDRAAFEAKLGAPKKVEAWGMNHFSLSPVFYPKSEQDFREAFAYASSTGTKLSFRGGGCSYGDAATNEKGIVIDIKDFNRILSFDQKTGVLKAESGVTIKQLWEFGVEKGFWPPVVSGTMFPTLGGALSMNIHGKNNFAVGPIGDHIQEFTFLTVDGKEHVSSPKKNPDLFYSAISGFGMLGAFLTVTIRMKKIYAGKMRVWPVNTFDLQEMFDYFEKEYKQSDYLVGWVDAFASGKQLGRGQIHKAVHLKAGEDPGFPENCKIENQILPSTFLGLVPKSWMWIFMYPFSNKFGMRFVNFGKWLSGFLNNNKPYMQGHAEYAFLLDYVPNWKFMYKPGAMIQYQSFLPKENAVRGFEELLKAGQKKGIVTWLAVFKKHRPDKFLLTHALDGYSMAMDFPMTKGNKEKLWELTKEMDEIVLKYGGKFYFAKDSTLRPEILNRAFPKKTLDKFRSLKKKLDPGNLLESDLYRRIWK from the coding sequence ATGGCTACTGCACGCAAAAAAAAATCCGTACAAACAACGAAGGTCCCAAAGAAAGGAACCTCTTTCGATAGGGCGGCCTTCGAAGCCAAACTAGGGGCTCCTAAAAAAGTGGAAGCTTGGGGAATGAATCACTTCTCCCTCAGCCCGGTTTTCTATCCGAAATCGGAACAGGATTTTCGGGAAGCATTTGCTTATGCAAGTTCCACCGGAACCAAGCTTTCCTTTCGCGGGGGAGGTTGCAGTTACGGCGACGCGGCGACGAACGAAAAAGGCATCGTCATCGATATCAAGGATTTTAACCGTATTCTCTCCTTCGACCAAAAGACCGGAGTGTTAAAGGCGGAGTCCGGAGTCACGATCAAACAACTCTGGGAATTCGGTGTGGAAAAAGGTTTCTGGCCGCCGGTGGTAAGCGGGACTATGTTTCCGACTTTGGGTGGTGCACTTTCCATGAATATACATGGAAAGAATAATTTTGCGGTAGGGCCCATCGGAGACCATATCCAAGAATTCACGTTTTTGACCGTGGACGGAAAAGAGCACGTCTCCAGTCCTAAAAAGAATCCGGATCTGTTTTATTCCGCAATTTCCGGCTTCGGAATGCTCGGGGCATTTCTCACCGTTACGATTCGGATGAAGAAAATCTATGCCGGAAAGATGCGGGTTTGGCCGGTCAATACGTTCGATCTCCAGGAGATGTTCGACTATTTCGAGAAAGAATACAAGCAATCGGATTATTTGGTCGGGTGGGTGGATGCGTTCGCCTCAGGCAAACAACTCGGGAGAGGACAGATCCATAAAGCGGTCCATTTAAAAGCGGGGGAAGACCCCGGCTTCCCGGAAAATTGCAAGATAGAAAATCAGATTCTTCCTTCCACCTTTCTGGGTCTGGTTCCTAAATCATGGATGTGGATTTTCATGTACCCGTTCAGCAACAAATTCGGAATGCGCTTTGTGAATTTCGGAAAGTGGCTTTCGGGATTTCTGAACAATAATAAACCTTATATGCAGGGACACGCGGAATACGCGTTTCTTCTGGATTACGTTCCGAATTGGAAATTTATGTACAAGCCGGGCGCGATGATACAATACCAGAGTTTTCTTCCGAAAGAGAATGCTGTTCGGGGATTCGAGGAACTTCTCAAAGCGGGGCAAAAAAAAGGAATCGTGACCTGGTTGGCCGTATTTAAGAAACACCGCCCGGATAAATTCCTTCTCACGCACGCTTTGGACGGATATTCCATGGCAATGGATTTTCCGATGACGAAAGGGAATAAGGAAAAGCTGTGGGAACTAACGAAGGAAATGGACGAAATCGTTTTGAAATACGGTGGGAAATTTTATTTTGCCAAAGACAGTACTCTTCGTCCCGAGATTTTGAATCGCGCCTTCCCGAAAAAGACTCTGGATAAATTTAGATCCTTGAAAAAGAAACTGGATCCGGGTAATTTGCTGGAATCCGATCTGTACAGGAGGATTTGGAAATAA
- a CDS encoding SDR family NAD(P)-dependent oxidoreductase, translating into MAKKIIVVGASSGIGKEIATQLIAEGHKVALFARREKELKNLLGSASSAKAGQVYTFKHDVTQYSQVPSTFAKAIKSLGGLDEIYYSSGVMHRIEPNEFSIEKDLEMLEVNLLGCVAWLDLAAKFFQDQKSGKIVGISSIAGDRGRRSNPVYNASKAGMTTYLEALRNRLAVKGIQVVTVRPGMIETPMTAGLSGLFWVITAKEAANTILQKVNSGKEDFYVPARWALVSLVIRSIPSFIFRRLSI; encoded by the coding sequence ATGGCTAAAAAGATCATCGTTGTAGGGGCATCTAGCGGTATTGGGAAAGAAATCGCGACCCAGCTTATCGCCGAAGGCCACAAAGTCGCTCTGTTTGCGAGAAGGGAAAAGGAACTTAAGAATCTCCTCGGGTCCGCATCGAGCGCAAAGGCAGGCCAGGTTTACACTTTCAAACACGATGTAACGCAATATTCTCAGGTGCCTTCCACTTTCGCGAAGGCGATCAAATCCCTTGGCGGACTGGACGAAATTTATTACTCTTCCGGGGTGATGCATCGGATCGAACCGAACGAATTTTCGATCGAAAAGGATCTGGAAATGTTGGAGGTCAATCTGCTCGGATGTGTAGCTTGGCTGGATTTGGCGGCTAAATTTTTTCAGGACCAGAAATCCGGAAAAATCGTCGGGATTTCTTCCATAGCAGGAGATAGAGGACGCCGATCGAATCCGGTGTACAACGCTTCCAAGGCCGGCATGACTACGTATCTAGAAGCTCTGCGGAATCGATTGGCGGTAAAAGGAATCCAAGTCGTAACGGTGCGCCCGGGAATGATCGAGACTCCGATGACTGCGGGGCTTTCCGGACTTTTTTGGGTCATCACCGCCAAAGAAGCGGCGAATACGATCTTGCAAAAAGTGAATTCAGGCAAGGAAGATTTTTACGTCCCGGCTCGATGGGCTCTGGTCTCGTTGGTCATCCGCTCCATTCCTTCCTTTATTTTCAGAAGGCTCTCCATCTAG
- a CDS encoding arginyltransferase, giving the protein MNNGYLRFLESIPSSPPGECSYYPDRISKVKGFLSKKPPNLPALDFLLASGFRRSGEFFYRTACDSCMHCLSYRILLDQFTISKSLKRIGKRNIDLVPSVHSPELTSEKAELYVKYQNARHPGSYGNTDSELRETMFGQMYLGSENSVELQIRKEGSLLGWILLDCGEAAVSAVYSVFDSEFRDRSLGKFLILTSLLWAKEKGFREYHLGLFLPGHPKMDYKGFWKPAEILDQRTGNWIESRKFLADYLEKAGQDGSRLEPKSPL; this is encoded by the coding sequence ATGAACAACGGATACCTTCGGTTTTTGGAATCGATTCCTTCTTCCCCGCCCGGTGAATGTTCCTATTATCCGGATCGAATTTCGAAGGTGAAGGGTTTTCTTTCTAAGAAGCCTCCCAATCTTCCCGCGCTAGACTTCCTTTTGGCATCCGGTTTTCGCAGGTCGGGAGAATTCTTTTACAGGACGGCTTGTGACTCCTGTATGCACTGCCTGAGTTACCGCATTCTTTTGGATCAATTTACGATTTCGAAAAGTCTGAAAAGAATAGGAAAACGGAACATAGATCTGGTTCCTTCGGTGCACTCTCCGGAGCTGACTTCCGAAAAAGCGGAATTGTATGTGAAATACCAGAACGCAAGACACCCCGGAAGTTACGGAAATACGGACTCAGAGTTACGGGAAACGATGTTCGGACAGATGTACTTAGGTTCCGAAAATTCGGTAGAATTACAAATACGTAAGGAAGGAAGTTTGCTGGGTTGGATCCTATTGGACTGCGGAGAGGCGGCGGTTTCGGCGGTCTATTCCGTCTTCGATTCCGAGTTTCGCGATAGAAGTTTGGGAAAATTTCTGATCCTTACATCCCTTCTTTGGGCAAAGGAAAAAGGATTTCGAGAATACCATCTCGGCCTTTTTTTGCCCGGTCACCCGAAAATGGATTATAAGGGATTTTGGAAACCGGCGGAAATATTGGACCAAAGAACGGGAAATTGGATCGAGTCTAGGAAATTTCTTGCGGATTATCTGGAAAAGGCGGGACAGGACGGGAGTCGACTGGAACCGAAATCACCCCTATGA
- a CDS encoding ribonuclease HI family protein, with the protein MHCDGASKGNPGPSSIGIVIYEGEEEIHTISKRIADGTNNTAEWAALEVGLEWCLENGASEVEAFLDSELVVKQFKGEYKVKSPHLSEAKKRVQALSSRLSGFKISHVLREKNKRADKLANQAFKPRKESD; encoded by the coding sequence ATGCACTGCGACGGAGCTTCCAAAGGCAATCCGGGACCTTCTTCCATCGGAATCGTAATCTACGAAGGAGAAGAGGAAATCCATACCATTTCCAAGAGGATTGCGGACGGCACGAACAATACGGCGGAATGGGCCGCTTTGGAAGTCGGGCTAGAATGGTGTTTGGAAAACGGAGCCTCGGAAGTGGAGGCCTTTTTGGATTCCGAACTCGTAGTAAAACAATTCAAAGGGGAATACAAAGTAAAATCCCCTCATCTCTCCGAAGCAAAGAAAAGAGTTCAGGCATTGAGCTCCCGATTATCCGGTTTTAAAATTTCGCACGTCCTACGCGAGAAAAACAAGAGAGCGGACAAACTCGCGAACCAAGCGTTCAAACCCCGAAAAGAATCGGATTAA